A stretch of Inquilinus sp. Marseille-Q2685 DNA encodes these proteins:
- a CDS encoding MucR family transcriptional regulator has translation MDMDLRRSLSHHRDFAAQIARAFRSRQPAAAPEDPTLIRKILAAFDDLSEPPRARARKIPHAAEPQRMPPVPLPETIGLGFLICLEDGRVCRDLGRHLDTAHGLSPDQYRQRWGLPAAYPMVPPPSHEERQAWRRRLASPPDGAGRDPVPLRLQEESRRIGAGRARRQHRRGAPAGLRLDWVKPGVVSGRRSEGPRPDGFRR, from the coding sequence ATGGACATGGATCTGCGGCGGTCGCTGTCGCATCACCGGGACTTCGCAGCCCAGATCGCGCGGGCCTTCCGGTCACGCCAGCCCGCAGCCGCGCCCGAGGATCCCACGCTGATCCGGAAAATCCTGGCGGCGTTCGACGATCTGTCCGAACCGCCGCGCGCCCGGGCGCGGAAGATCCCCCACGCCGCCGAGCCGCAGCGGATGCCGCCGGTGCCGCTGCCGGAGACCATCGGGCTCGGCTTCCTGATCTGCCTCGAGGACGGCCGGGTCTGCCGCGACCTCGGCCGCCACCTCGACACGGCGCACGGGCTCAGCCCGGACCAGTATCGCCAGCGCTGGGGATTGCCCGCGGCCTATCCGATGGTGCCGCCGCCGTCGCATGAGGAGCGCCAGGCCTGGCGGCGGCGGCTGGCGTCGCCGCCCGACGGGGCCGGCCGCGACCCGGTTCCCCTGCGGCTGCAGGAGGAGAGCCGGCGGATCGGCGCGGGCCGGGCCCGCCGCCAGCACCGCCGGGGCGCTCCCGCCGGGCTGCGGCTCGACTGGGTCAAGCCCGGGGTGGTGTCCGGCCGCCGCTCGGAAGGGCCGCGGCCCGACGGCTTCCGGCGCTAG
- a CDS encoding sigma-70 family RNA polymerase sigma factor, with amino-acid sequence MTNRIDPSANFTSLVSPRMPDLRRYAASLTRDPVDAEDLLQETLMRAYCKFHLWQPGTNLMAWLVVMMRRIFLSKFVGPANRAAGQFPVEECEIAVPVNQEQRVEIARIQDSWSRLSHDHREVLEVVAVGGASYDEAADALGVPVGTIRSRLGRARQSLRQLSGVH; translated from the coding sequence ATGACGAACAGGATCGACCCGTCCGCCAACTTCACGTCCCTGGTGTCGCCGCGGATGCCGGACCTCCGGCGCTATGCGGCCTCGTTGACCCGCGATCCGGTGGATGCGGAGGACCTGCTGCAGGAAACGCTGATGCGGGCCTACTGCAAGTTCCATCTCTGGCAGCCCGGCACCAATCTGATGGCCTGGCTGGTGGTGATGATGCGCCGGATCTTCCTGTCGAAATTCGTCGGGCCCGCCAATCGCGCCGCCGGCCAGTTCCCGGTGGAGGAGTGCGAGATCGCGGTCCCGGTCAACCAGGAGCAGAGGGTGGAGATCGCCCGCATTCAGGACTCCTGGTCGCGGCTCAGCCATGACCACCGCGAGGTGCTCGAGGTCGTGGCGGTGGGCGGCGCCTCCTATGACGAGGCGGCGGACGCGCTCGGCGTGCCGGTCGGCACCATCCGGTCCCGCCTGGGGCGGGCGCGGCAGAGCCTGCGGCAACTGAGCGGCGTGCACTGA
- a CDS encoding ABC transporter substrate-binding protein: MLKTYLTATAASLLALTAAAYAPSAAAQAKEEVEVMHWWTSGGEAAALNVLKEQLQKEGVSWKDAPVAGGGGDAAMTALRARVTAGDKPTSVQLLGLSVHDWAAEGVLADLTPLAEKEHWADHIPPAIQAFSTYEGKWVAAPVNIHRTNWLWINKKLLDKVGGKAPTNWDEFQALAKQFKDAGVTPLAHGGQPWQESTTFDAIVVAVGGNDFYRQAFVDLDPEALGSDTMQKAFDQLRVLRGWVDPNFSGRDWNLASAMVINGEAGMQVMGDWAKGEFIKAGLKPGVDIVCVPYPGSEKAFLFNADQFAMFSLDDKARQDAQLKLASAIESPSFQESFNLVKGSIPANTQVKPDKFDSCGQKSMADRDAFKDTGGMLPSLAHGHAASAAVKGAIYDVVTNFFNSNQSSADAAKALVDAVALAK, translated from the coding sequence ATGCTCAAGACGTATCTGACGGCGACGGCGGCGAGCCTTCTGGCGCTCACGGCCGCGGCCTATGCCCCCTCCGCGGCCGCGCAGGCCAAGGAGGAGGTCGAGGTGATGCACTGGTGGACCTCCGGCGGCGAGGCGGCCGCCCTCAACGTCCTGAAGGAGCAGTTGCAGAAGGAAGGCGTGTCCTGGAAGGATGCGCCGGTGGCCGGCGGCGGCGGCGATGCGGCGATGACCGCGCTGCGGGCGCGGGTGACGGCCGGCGACAAGCCGACTTCGGTGCAGCTTCTCGGCCTGTCGGTTCACGACTGGGCGGCGGAAGGCGTGCTGGCCGACCTGACCCCGCTGGCGGAGAAGGAGCATTGGGCCGACCATATCCCGCCGGCCATCCAGGCCTTCTCGACCTATGAGGGCAAGTGGGTCGCGGCTCCGGTCAACATTCACCGCACCAACTGGCTGTGGATCAACAAGAAGCTGCTCGACAAGGTCGGCGGCAAGGCGCCGACCAACTGGGACGAGTTCCAGGCCCTGGCCAAGCAGTTCAAGGACGCCGGCGTTACGCCGCTGGCCCATGGCGGCCAGCCCTGGCAGGAATCGACCACCTTCGACGCCATCGTGGTCGCCGTCGGCGGCAACGACTTCTACAGACAAGCCTTCGTCGACCTCGACCCCGAGGCACTGGGCAGCGACACCATGCAGAAGGCGTTCGACCAGCTGCGTGTGCTGCGCGGCTGGGTCGACCCGAACTTCTCCGGCCGCGACTGGAACCTGGCCTCGGCCATGGTGATCAACGGCGAGGCCGGCATGCAGGTGATGGGCGACTGGGCCAAGGGCGAATTCATCAAGGCCGGGCTGAAGCCGGGCGTGGACATCGTCTGCGTGCCCTATCCGGGCAGCGAGAAGGCGTTCCTGTTCAACGCCGACCAGTTCGCCATGTTCAGCCTGGACGACAAGGCCCGGCAGGACGCGCAGCTGAAGCTGGCCAGCGCCATCGAGAGCCCGAGCTTCCAGGAGAGCTTCAACCTGGTGAAGGGGTCGATCCCGGCCAACACCCAGGTGAAGCCGGACAAGTTCGACAGCTGCGGCCAGAAGTCGATGGCCGACCGCGATGCCTTCAAGGACACCGGCGGCATGCTGCCGAGCCTGGCGCACGGCCACGCCGCCTCGGCCGCGGTCAAGGGCGCGATCTACGACGTCGTCACCAACTTCTTCAACTCGAACCAGTCTTCCGCCGACGCGGCGAAGGCCCTGGTCGACGCGGTGGCGCTCGCCAAGTAA
- a CDS encoding polysaccharide pyruvyl transferase family protein — MNSLLRATRDAGQIPLSWAGSTKEMDYLNFGDALSPVMVALLSGLDIARVPTRSKSVRMAAVGTIGHGFEGGEVWFWGTGCSGWKNPSAPMPERLPFTVPPDSTFHVPASRGPVSAKLLGGKAKGGVYGDPVWLLPRFYKPKVEKKWDVGVILHLSELADRSFAQANPRADYKRFEVPAEFAGKVHLISTVTPIGIGGLKDKVDEILACKRIVSTSLHGMVIAESYGIPCLYFSPQGDEPGLTLTELNPEGTTDLRIVDLYTGIGKQKIWSYSQPRGIATDWQDVIDTIDDVWEPVSIDEDALINAFPLDAKPLTAPAGKTVWDHPVLTGLVLQHSVDELRREDRKRVALARSAGGKAEAAAPAPAAPAKPAPALKVVSDMTVPSTPAPAKPAAAVASASAPPMTAGSAAIARAPEPVVEAAPTPVAAPAVAKTDAVSRDRLETLLRFNAKRLSVPLSWVATTSEHPHANLGDALSAVVVAAIAGLPVRRAAFDDASERMVAVGTIGHAQKNGVLHFWGTGMDATLNPVDRSIRQYIRPQNTDFVVHGVRGRKTQAVLRGQGIKVPDVFGDPVWFLPRIMPMKHVKKTHELGVILHISELASMDPQSGVKEALKRYNIPPSLAGSIRLINTYTAPKVDAFAAKVEEIVSCKRIISTSLHGMVIAETYGVPCGWFGTYEGGRLLLDVDDPENRIDHRIRDFYSGVGKPGVIAFCRDRSLETPWEDVITWIDETWQPLRYDGRDLFEAFPVAQSVSFDDALWPVSGDVYARIPF; from the coding sequence ATGAACAGCTTGTTGCGGGCCACGCGCGACGCGGGACAGATCCCGCTCTCCTGGGCCGGCTCGACCAAGGAGATGGACTATCTGAACTTCGGCGATGCGCTCAGTCCGGTCATGGTGGCCCTGCTGTCCGGGCTGGACATCGCCCGCGTCCCGACCAGGTCGAAATCCGTGCGCATGGCCGCCGTCGGCACGATCGGCCATGGGTTCGAGGGCGGCGAGGTCTGGTTCTGGGGCACCGGCTGCTCGGGCTGGAAGAATCCCTCGGCGCCGATGCCGGAGCGGCTGCCCTTCACCGTGCCGCCCGATTCCACCTTCCACGTGCCGGCCAGCCGCGGCCCGGTCTCGGCCAAGCTGCTGGGCGGCAAGGCCAAGGGCGGCGTCTATGGCGACCCGGTCTGGCTGCTGCCGCGCTTCTACAAGCCGAAGGTCGAGAAGAAGTGGGATGTCGGCGTCATCCTGCACCTGTCCGAGCTGGCGGACCGGTCCTTCGCCCAGGCGAATCCGCGCGCCGACTACAAGCGCTTCGAGGTGCCGGCCGAGTTCGCCGGCAAGGTGCACCTGATCAGCACGGTGACGCCCATCGGCATCGGCGGGCTCAAGGACAAGGTCGACGAGATCCTGGCCTGCAAGCGGATCGTGTCGACCAGCCTGCACGGCATGGTGATCGCCGAAAGCTACGGCATCCCCTGCCTGTACTTCTCGCCGCAGGGCGACGAGCCCGGGCTGACGCTGACGGAGCTCAATCCCGAGGGCACGACCGACCTGCGGATCGTCGACCTCTACACCGGCATCGGCAAGCAGAAGATCTGGAGCTACAGCCAGCCGCGCGGCATCGCCACCGACTGGCAGGACGTGATCGACACCATCGACGATGTCTGGGAGCCGGTATCGATCGACGAGGATGCGCTGATCAACGCCTTCCCTCTTGATGCCAAGCCGCTGACGGCGCCGGCCGGCAAGACCGTCTGGGACCACCCGGTGCTGACCGGCCTGGTGCTGCAGCATTCCGTGGACGAGCTGCGCCGTGAGGACCGCAAGCGCGTCGCCCTGGCCCGCTCGGCCGGGGGCAAGGCCGAAGCCGCGGCTCCGGCTCCGGCCGCCCCCGCCAAGCCGGCCCCGGCCCTGAAGGTTGTTTCCGATATGACCGTACCCTCGACACCCGCCCCGGCCAAGCCCGCCGCGGCCGTTGCCTCCGCGTCCGCCCCGCCGATGACCGCCGGCTCCGCCGCCATCGCCCGTGCGCCCGAACCCGTCGTCGAGGCCGCCCCGACCCCGGTCGCCGCCCCGGCGGTGGCCAAGACCGATGCGGTGTCGCGCGACCGGCTGGAGACGCTGCTGCGCTTCAACGCCAAGCGGCTGTCGGTTCCGCTGTCCTGGGTCGCCACCACCAGCGAGCATCCGCACGCCAATCTCGGCGACGCGCTCAGCGCCGTGGTGGTCGCCGCCATCGCCGGCCTGCCGGTGCGCCGCGCCGCCTTCGACGACGCGTCGGAGCGGATGGTCGCGGTCGGCACCATCGGCCATGCCCAGAAGAACGGCGTGCTGCACTTCTGGGGCACCGGCATGGATGCGACGCTGAACCCGGTCGACCGCTCGATCCGGCAGTACATCCGGCCGCAGAACACCGATTTCGTCGTGCACGGCGTGCGCGGCCGCAAGACCCAGGCGGTGCTGCGCGGCCAGGGCATCAAGGTGCCCGACGTGTTCGGCGACCCGGTCTGGTTCCTGCCGCGCATCATGCCGATGAAGCACGTCAAGAAGACGCATGAGCTCGGCGTGATCCTGCACATCTCCGAGCTGGCTTCGATGGACCCGCAGTCGGGGGTGAAGGAGGCGCTGAAGCGCTACAACATCCCGCCCAGCCTGGCGGGCTCGATCCGGCTGATCAACACCTACACCGCGCCGAAGGTCGACGCCTTCGCCGCGAAGGTGGAGGAGATCGTGTCGTGCAAGCGGATCATCTCGACCAGCCTGCACGGGATGGTGATCGCCGAGACCTACGGCGTGCCCTGCGGCTGGTTCGGCACCTATGAAGGCGGCCGGCTGCTGCTCGACGTCGACGATCCGGAGAACCGGATCGACCACCGCATCCGCGACTTCTACTCCGGCGTCGGCAAGCCGGGCGTGATCGCCTTCTGCCGCGACCGCAGCCTGGAGACGCCGTGGGAGGACGTGATCACCTGGATCGACGAGACCTGGCAGCCGCTGCGCTATGACGGCCGCGACCTGTTCGAGGCCTTCCCGGTGGCGCAGTCGGTGTCCTTCGACGACGCGCTGTGGCCGGTGTCGGGCGACGTCTACGCCCGCATCCCCTTCTGA
- a CDS encoding MucR family transcriptional regulator — protein sequence MPRPSETEILRFTKEIVVAHVSRNTLDSESLLDLIRNVYTTLSSTQGPAAEGEIEGEADRAEASGDGAAEAGQDVTETHAAPPVPAVPIEESVTPDYIVCLEDGRRFKTMKRWLRATYGLSPEQHKERWGLPADYPLTAPNYTKAKSADAKRQGLGSGRPARVARASRPGRQRIARPSEQKTKR from the coding sequence ATGCCCCGCCCAAGCGAAACCGAGATCCTGAGGTTCACCAAAGAAATCGTCGTCGCCCACGTGTCCCGCAACACGCTCGACAGCGAAAGCCTGCTCGACCTGATCCGGAACGTCTACACCACCCTCAGCTCGACCCAGGGCCCGGCGGCCGAGGGCGAGATCGAGGGCGAGGCTGACCGTGCCGAGGCAAGCGGCGACGGTGCGGCCGAGGCCGGCCAGGACGTGACCGAGACGCATGCGGCGCCTCCGGTCCCGGCCGTGCCGATCGAGGAATCGGTCACCCCGGACTACATCGTCTGCCTGGAGGACGGCCGCCGCTTCAAGACCATGAAGCGCTGGCTGCGGGCGACCTACGGGCTGAGCCCGGAGCAGCACAAGGAGCGCTGGGGCCTGCCGGCGGACTATCCGCTGACCGCGCCGAACTACACCAAGGCGAAATCGGCCGACGCCAAGCGCCAGGGCCTTGGCTCCGGCCGCCCCGCCCGCGTGGCCCGCGCCAGCCGGCCCGGCCGCCAGCGGATCGCGCGCCCGAGCGAGCAGAAGACCAAGCGCTGA
- a CDS encoding polysaccharide pyruvyl transferase family protein → MAVPGNETIRALAASVRQRQIVPLTWVAATREQDYVNLGDALSAVMVSLLSGLPVEHVAHESRRLRMAAVGTIGHSLKEGEVVVWGTGSSRWRNPSAPADQRVPVAPLPGTRLHIAATRGPVSRRILGEENAVGPAVYGDPVWLLPQFYPGPRRKKWKLGVIIHLADLQDRSFEVRPKAEHIRYQVPAELAGDVRLIHTVTPIGLDGMRARLDEILECERIVSTSLHGMVFAESYGIPCLYFSPRAPRGLHTAELDPDGTLDLRIVDLYRGLGRTSLPIYGQPRRERTDWAALMAAIDTAWQRPDFDTAPLQEAFPLDLNPLRPGRGETVFEHPVLRQIPLQHRPQTVIRPAAAERRPAAGPLQRMAALLRRPLADRA, encoded by the coding sequence ATGGCCGTGCCGGGCAACGAGACCATTCGCGCTTTGGCCGCCTCGGTCAGGCAGCGGCAGATCGTGCCGCTGACCTGGGTGGCGGCGACGCGCGAGCAGGACTATGTCAATCTCGGCGACGCGCTCAGCGCGGTGATGGTGTCGCTGCTGTCGGGCCTGCCGGTCGAACATGTCGCGCATGAATCGCGGCGCCTGCGCATGGCCGCGGTCGGCACCATCGGCCACAGCCTGAAGGAGGGCGAGGTCGTGGTCTGGGGCACCGGCAGCTCGCGCTGGCGCAACCCCTCGGCCCCGGCCGATCAGCGCGTCCCGGTGGCGCCGCTGCCCGGCACCCGCCTGCACATCGCCGCGACCCGCGGGCCGGTGTCGCGCCGGATCCTGGGCGAGGAGAACGCGGTGGGGCCGGCGGTCTACGGCGACCCGGTCTGGCTGCTGCCGCAATTCTACCCCGGGCCGCGCCGCAAGAAGTGGAAGCTCGGCGTCATCATCCATCTGGCCGATCTGCAGGACCGCTCCTTCGAGGTCCGGCCGAAGGCGGAGCACATCCGCTACCAGGTGCCGGCGGAGCTGGCCGGCGACGTCAGGCTGATCCACACGGTGACGCCGATCGGCCTGGACGGGATGCGGGCCCGGCTGGACGAGATCCTGGAATGCGAGCGGATCGTGTCGACCAGCCTGCACGGCATGGTCTTCGCCGAAAGCTACGGCATCCCCTGCCTGTACTTCTCGCCGCGGGCGCCGCGCGGGCTGCACACGGCCGAGCTCGACCCTGACGGCACGCTCGACCTCCGCATCGTCGACCTCTATCGCGGCCTCGGCCGCACCAGCCTGCCGATCTACGGCCAGCCGCGCCGCGAGCGCACCGACTGGGCGGCGCTGATGGCGGCGATCGACACGGCCTGGCAGCGGCCCGATTTCGACACGGCGCCGCTCCAGGAAGCCTTCCCGCTCGACCTGAACCCGCTGCGGCCGGGGCGCGGCGAGACCGTGTTCGAGCATCCGGTGCTGCGGCAGATCCCGCTGCAGCACCGGCCGCAGACGGTGATCCGGCCCGCCGCCGCCGAACGCCGGCCGGCGGCCGGGCCGCTGCAGCGCATGGCGGCGCTGCTGCGGCGGCCCCTGGCGGACCGGGCCTGA